The Arachis duranensis cultivar V14167 chromosome 9, aradu.V14167.gnm2.J7QH, whole genome shotgun sequence genomic sequence TTCACTTTCACTTAGGCCTGGGCCAAGTCAGTGGGGGACCCTGTATTCAGACGGGCTCCTCCCCccccaaaaaaaaacaaaaactgtACGTGATAGTTTCCCTTCATACGGCTCGAATCATTCTCAGATGCCTATCGGGGCATCCTTTCCTTGTTTGTTGGGTTGGTTCACGCGCGCGCAAACGAGCACTGGTCACAACTGCAGGGAACTATGACCAATAGAGTCAGACACTTAGCTACATCCGCACGCAAAAGGAATTTTGTTCTGGTTGAGGCTTTCTTTCCTTTATTAGTAAAGGGGGCGCGGGACGTTCGCGGAGTCCGTACCACCACAGGAGTGGTCGTTCTTGGGCGGATCCCGCTCCTAAACATAAGGGATAGGGGAAGGTGGCCGGGCCTATCATATCAAAAGGGTTGTAAAAAGAGAACCCGGCCACCTATTTCATTCGACGTTCCGCCCGCCCGATTCGCAGGATTGGACTGCTTTTTGATAACAAGAAGGCGGCGAGCTGATCTGCTTTGATCAAGGAAAAAGCCCAGTCAGCCACCAACTCGGTGCAGGTCACGTGACCTACAGCTCGGCCTTCGCTTTTTGAGACTTCCTCTTCCCACATCTCTATGTGCCCGCAGCACTTCCATATGGAGAAAGATAGGCTTACCATGTTCCATCAATAGCACCTAACCTATGCCGATTTTTGCGGACTGTGCTCCACCCCGGTGAACTCATGCGGTTCCGACGTGCCCAGAGGCCAGAGGCGAATCCGTTCACGGTCCGTAGGACCAACACCATTCGAAGGTGGGTGGCCCGCCCCGCCTAGAACAGTCATGTTTGACTGGGCTTACACACATTCGCTCACTTACGCTGTCCCCCCTCAGCTCACCCTAGCCCCGGGCCTTTTGCTCTTCTAACGTAAGCTCCAAGGCTTCACACCAAGTCTTCGCTGACAGAATATGCATGCTTAAGTAGGGTCAGGCAGAACCGTTGTTGCCTGATGGGAACTCCCCCCATATTGCTATCAATGTCTTCATGTCGCACGACCTCTTAACATTACACCACTGAATCCCCAATCCTTTGCTTGCTGTGCAGTGACAGTACCAATATCCACTAATCGTTGTTTCCAGATACGGTTGCCGGTTGACATCTCTTCTAATTCGTCGATACGAGAAGCAAATTGTTGTGTGAAGGAATCAATATCTCGACATAAGCCAAGAGGCAGATCTTGTGCCACTCCACCTGGTCGTATGAAACTGGCATGCATCCTGGCTCCCGAGACTCTTTCATAGAATTCCAACAATTTCTCCCGCTCCTCAAAAGCCCACAGGAACGGAGTTGATGCTCCCACATCCATAGCATGAGTAGTTAAAGCAAGTGAATGATTTGAAATTCGAGTTATTTCACGGAATAACACTCGTATATATTGAGCTCGTAATGGTACCTCGCAATTCAAAAGTCTCTCTACGGCTGAAGAATGAGCGTGTTCTTGGGCCATCGTAGAAACATAGATAGGGTCGACGACGGAACGAAGAACTCACCCTAGATACAGCTTTTTCGTACACGTTCACTTGCATCACATACACAAGTGCTCTCTGAACCGTGCAATAAGGTCACCCATAACACGGCTCTCCCACTTGAGTTACCTTAGCCCCAGGCAGGCCATGCTATTCAATGATATTGGAAAAATGGCAGCGTAACAACTAGTATTGAAAGCTGGTCGCCTTTTTAGGGAGGGAAAGCCTTTCAATAGGAGCCCCCCTCTTTGCGACCTCATCACTTCAAAGCGCAAACCAATTTCTTTCTTAGTCACCGGGCGAAGCGCACCTCTGGTACTTTGCTTATAGCTTTTTTAGGTTATGCAATAGACGGGAGGCTTAGCTCTGGATCCCCCCTCCCTGCTTGCAGAAATGAATGGATCAGAAGGGGGCTGGGTTCTATTTCCGGGCCGGGCGGGAGGTGAAGGCCATAAGATTGCCCTCCCGGTAAGGAAGAGAGGAAAAGGGTGCTGTCATCTATCTCGACCTGTTTCCCGAGGCGTAGAAAATCCAGACCGGCTCAGAGAATCACTGGCGCTATTTAGCCCTTCGTTTCGCCATTCGAAGGACTACCTCTGCCTTCCCTTTTTGTAACATAACCAGGCGCCCCCCTTTTCAATcactaagaaaaaaaagaccAATCAAAGCCCTATCTAAGTAAAGCTTCGTCTGTTATTTTTCCGGCCCCAGGGGAGTTTACTCAACCCATTCCCCAGTCTTCCGCACTGCTCAAGTAAGTGTGCGTGTGCGACTCCGTATGAGGACCTCCTTCCCTTCTGCCCACTCTCCGTTCACACGGTTCTCAAAGCAGAGGAGGCTGGTTGGGCAGCTGGTACCACGAGCCCTCTGTCCCACACATCTATCCAGAAGCAAGTGTAGTTCACCGGTTCCACCGAATGCTCCTATCTCTCGGCAAAGATCGTGTGAGTGTGCAGTTATGCTTCGGATGCTTCGCCATAGAATAGATCGACCCAGTTCCCGTTCTTTTCCGGTGCACTCGCTTTATATCTCCGACACACTAGGCTAGGAAGGACGCGGTGGGAAGGAAGCAGCCCTAGCCTCTGTCCGGCCGATCATTCCGCTGGCATCTTGCATTCACGCCTCCGTTTGACTGCCACTCGGGGATGGAGTTGTAGATACGTTAGTCTTAGCGGATCGTTGGCTCCGCCTGTTATCTCCTTCTACGACATGCTGTTGTCGTCGCCATATTCCTTATGTAACTAAGTCATCTCTGCCTCGCTGCGGGTCAGCACCTCCGAAAGAAACGGAGGACTTCATTCAGTGAGTCCGCGATCGCCCTCTAAACGATCAGAATAAGGTAAAGCTTGAAGATAAGTTTTGTACTCTATTAATTTCTCAGTCCCTCTAGTCGGGTGGGCGCCGGCCGGTCTTTCGACCAGATCCCCCTAAAAACCGTACGTGCGGGTCTCCCCGCATGCGGCTCACGCCATTCGAGGTGGCCCGGCCCAGCATTCATTCGCAAATCCTGTAGTGAAATTGAGACTGCTCGACCTCGGAAGCTAATTCGCGTGTAGGCAGCGCTGTCTGTCGTACCGTTGACTCTATCTATTCATTGAAttcactttcatttttttataggCTCGCTCCCTCTTTTTCCAAGAATTAATGCACTTCCCTTCGGAGGGCCTTCTCTAATCTAATAGGGGAAAATCCTTCCATTTCCGTCAAATGACCCGGCCCCCCAGGCTCTTCCACCGTCCGGGCTCCCTTTCCTACCTATGCTATGCTCCCCCGGCACAGGCCTACCACGCTTCGCGCCTGCGGCGTTTTCGCCGGACGGTCTTTGCCAGTAGTGCCATCCTCCCCGCTGGCTGTATGGGCGGGTTTTCCCTCGCTGCTGCGTTCTGTTAGGCTATGGATTACAGGAACAAATGTAGTTGAATGAGACAGCAGGCGGGTTACACGTTCCGCTGTGCCGAGATGTGAGGTGCAGGTGGTGATGATCACCCCGGGGTATGCGCTAGCGCCCTTGACAGGCACTCCAGGACCCGCCAACGCTCATGAAAACCCGGGTCGGCCATTTGTCTAAGGGCCTCCATTCATCTGACCGGAGGTGTGGATAACGAGGCCACCTTCACAACCCTCTCCCTTCTGTCCTTATGTTGTAGTAAGGTAGGGCGGTTCGCTTGAGTTGCTCAACCGCCCCTTAGCCCGGTGCTCATGACGCGCTACGGGACCTTCACCGTGCCGGGGGACCAAGCAGGGCATAGCTAGCGGCATAGGAGCCGACTCGGCGTCAGCGGCTTCGTGCCGCACTGGAGTAATCCAATATGCGGTTCCGCACGTTCCACCACTTCTCCGTTCATTTCCAATACTGATCGTGAAACACCATGAGCAGCTGGATGTTGAGGTCCGAAATTCGAAgtgaaatttttgaattgcCCGTTCCTAGTCGTCATgggaaaaaaggaagaaataagaaagagattATTCCCTAAGAGCTTGTCCTGTACCAGAAATGCATCTCCTTGCGTGCGAGATACTTCTATGCCAGCCGTTATTCCCGGCTCTGTTATGAAAGAAAGCGGCGGACTCATCTTACATCCCTAATGAGGGATTTTAGGGGATTAGGGCTCTCCTTTATCTCCTCCACCCATCCCCTTCTTCTATGTGAGGGGGGGCTTACTTAGTGCTTGTGCTAAGGCGCGGGTTGATCTCTCGGCCCTTCCCTCGCTTCTTGACTGGCTTGAAGAACTTGGACCCTTGATTCATTCAAGCCTTCAATCTCAAGCAAGCTTTGTTGAATCCCGGTCTCCGCCTGTTGAATCCTTCTCTCAACTTCTGATAGCTCATACATAACGGAAGACAACTCGTCCCTTCCGCCAGGTGGCACGTTCAGGTCAAAAGACGGTTGCTTCGAAGAGCTGGCACCGCTTCCACCCTCCTCTCCCCCTGGAGCCATCATCTTAGCCAGCTCGGGATCCAAAATAGTCAAAACTACAGCTATAACCAGCCCTCCACCACACCNNNNNNNNNNNNNNNNNNNNNNNNNNNNNNNNNNNNNNNNNNNNNNNNNNNNNNNNNNNNNNNNNNNNNNNNNNNNNNNNNNNNNNNNNNNNNNNNNNNNgactatcatatattgctggaaagcccaggatgtctactttccaaagccgttgagagcgcgccaattgggcttctgtaactccagaaaatccacttcgagtttagggaggtcagaatccaacagcatctgcagtcctttttggtctctgaatcagatttttgctcaggtccctcaatttcagccagaaaatacctgaaatcacagaaaaacacacaaactcatagtaaagtccagaaaagtgaattttaactaaaaactaataaaaatatactaaaaactaactatatcatactaaaaacatactaaaaacaatgccaaaaagtatacaaattatccgctcatcacccaacGACAACCTATCACTGTGCTATTTTTTGGTGGTTCAACTATTGTCCAAGTTTGATTTCGATGCAGAGCAGCCAACTCCTCCTCCATGGCTTTGGTCCAATGTGGTGTTGTAAGAGCAAGTTTAGTATTAGGGGGTATTTCATTGAGAAGATCAGGAGGAGCTTTCACTGTGGATTGTAAAGCTTTAGGCTTTAGGGACCCAGTCTTTGAGCGTGTGACCATAGGATGAACATTGGTGGTGTTGGAGTTGGCAATGGACGGAGGTGGAATTTCAATGTCCCCTATAGAGATAGGATTTGGGGTTGGAGAATTAGCTATTGTATCTGAGGAGGAGGCTGGAGTGCTAGTACTAAGAATTGGTGTGGTAGATGTGTGAGTGATAAGTGAAGGAGAAACTAAATTAGGTGTAGAATCGGTAGTGGTAGTCAATATAGGAACCGGCAATATAGAAGTGACAGTAGAATTTCTGGCTGGCATGTTGCACTGTGCTGAAAACATAGAACTATATGGAAAAATCGTTTCATCAAAAAGCACATGACGAGTAATAAATATCTTACCTTGAGAATTCATACACTTGTAGGCTTTGTGATGTGGGGCATATCCCATAAAGACACACAAATCTAAATTGAAATTTAGTAGAGTTATAAGGTGTAAGTAGAGGATAGCATCCACATCCAAACACTTTAAAAAAACTATAATCTGGCACTTGTTTATGTAAAAGTTCAAatggtgattttttttatgttatagtGGAAGGtaatctatttataatgaatGCAGCATCTaaaaatgcatcatcctagTGTTTAAGAGGCATGGATGCAGTAGCTAATAATGAAAGGCCTACTTCGACTAAATGTCTATGTTTCCTCTCAACTCTACCATTTTGTTGATGAGTATAGGGACATGAAAATCGATGTATGATGCCATTTGTTGCTAAAAACGATTTAAAAGAATGAGACATATACTCTTGACCATGATCAGATTGTAATTGTTTAATTCTCAAACCAGTAAAATTTTCCATCTGATTTTTGTATTTCTGAAAAGCAGCGAACACTTGTGACTTTGATGATATTAAGTAGATGCAAAGatatcttgtgcatgcatctagaaATGAAACATAATATGAGAAACCATGATGAGAAATGACTGATGAGGNNNNNNNNNNNNNNNNNNNNNNNNNNNNNNNNNNNNNNNNNNNNNNNNNNNNNNNNNNNNNNNNNNNNNNNNNNNNNNNNNNNNNNNNNNNNNNNNNNNNNNNNNNNNNNNNNNNNNNNNNNNNNNNNNNNNNNNNNNNNNNNNNNNNNNNNNNNNNNNNNNNNNNNNNNNNNNNNNNNNNNNNNNNNNNNNNNNNNNNNNNNNNNNNNNNNNNNNNNNNNNNNNNNNNNNNNNNNNNNNNNNNNNNNNNNNNNNNNNNNNNNNNNNNNNNNNNNNNNNNNNNNNNNNNNNNNNNNNNNNNNNNNNNNNNNNNNNNNNNNNNNNNNNNNNNNNNNNNNNNNNNNNNNNNNNNNNNNNNNNNNNNNNNNNNNNNNNNNNNNNNNNNNNNNNNNNNNNNNNNNNNNNNNNNNNNNNNNNNNNNNNNNNNNNNNNNNNNNNNNNNNNNNNNNNNNNNNNNNNNNNNNNNNNNNNNNNNNNNNNNNNNNNNNNNNNNNNNNNNNNNNNNNNNNNNNNNNNNNNNNNNNNNNNNNNNNNNNNNNNNNNNNNNNNNNNNNNNNNNNNNNNNNNNNNNNNNNNNNNNNNNNNNNNNNNNNNNNNNNNNNNNNNNNNNNNNNNNNNNNNNNNNNNNNNNNNNNNNNNNNNNNNNNNNNNNNNNNNNNNNNNNNNNNNNNNNNNNNNNNNNNNNNNNNNNNNNNNNNNNNNNNNNNNNNNNNNNNNNNNNNNNNNNNNNNNNNNNNNNNNNNNNNNNNNNNNNNNNNNNNNNNNNNNNNNNNNNNNNNNNNNNNNNNNNNNNNNNNNNNNNNNNNNNNNNNNNNNNNNNNNNNNNNNNNNNNNNNNNNNNNNNNNNNNNNNNNNNNNNNNNNNNNNNNNNNNNNNNNNNNNNNNNNNNNNNNNNNNNNNNNNNNNNNNNNNNNNNNNNNNNNNNNNNNNNNNNNNNNNNNNNNNNNNNNNNNNNNNNNNNNNNNNNNNNNNNNNNNN encodes the following:
- the LOC127741439 gene encoding NADH dehydrogenase [ubiquinone] iron-sulfur protein 2, with amino-acid sequence MAQEHAHSSAVERLLNCEVPLRAQYIRVLFREITRISNHSLALTTHAMDVGASTPFLWAFEEREKLLEFYERVSGARMHASFIRPGGVAQDLPLGLCRDIDSFTQQFASRIDELEEMSTGNRIWKQRLVDIGTVTAQQAKDWGFSGVMLRGRAT